A genomic region of Camelus ferus isolate YT-003-E chromosome 11, BCGSAC_Cfer_1.0, whole genome shotgun sequence contains the following coding sequences:
- the LOC116666849 gene encoding anthrax toxin receptor 2-like — translation MKAKVYSLGIKDYQRDQLIQIVAGKTQMYEIPQIPDNEGFLISLVGNSCKEVMGGDTFYACVGEPYQLGFFAYGLIQSKIPDYACRYNLDKTEVYTKRPNSVTHEKIICDGHVFEKRGQVVEVDYTLDQGNSFSERKLKVTSKDCVSNMFGLQPPSRAVQRICS, via the exons ATGAAGGCCAAGGTTTACAGCCTGGGTATAAAAGACTATCAGAGAGACCAG TTGATTCAAATTGTTGCAGGAAAGACCCAAATGTATGAGATACCCCAAATCCCTGACAACGAAGGCTTTCTTATATCG CTGGTGGGAAATTCCTGTAAGGAAGTTATGGGTGGAGACACATTCTACGCCTGTGTGGGAG AACCCTACCAACTTGGATTTTTTGCATATGGCCTTATTCAAAGTAAAATTCCAGACTATGCTTGCAGATATAATTTGGACAAAACCGAAGTCTACA CTAAAAGACCCAACTCTGTGACTCATGAGAAAATAATTTGCGATGGACATGTTTTTGAGAAGCGTGGACA GGTGGTTGAGGTTGATTACACTCTGGACCAGGGCAACTCCTTCAGTGAGCGAAAGTTGAAAGTCACCAGCAAGGACTGTGTGAGTAACATGTTCGGGCTtcagcctccctccagggctgTCCAGAGAATCTGCTCTTGA
- the LOC116667360 gene encoding anthrax toxin receptor-like, with product MTTKMPTTPTTTTTTTTTTVTTILTTTTVTTVVTEPEVVPEEETTVAIIVTESPVPSSPLLCLALIPSLLMIPLLLVCICCCKRIVKEPPATQKQEKKPCAIQPCTRVIFPHCECQEDSTRPMEGRGISCTLMERHPSQMLYGPNICLPPSQERFPLNSWCLRCQHAPPICSQPPSRMPLLIPPRALELCRATLSLPPP from the exons ATGACCACAAAAATGCCAACGACCCCAACGACCACGACGACCACAACGACCACCACAGTTACTACCATTCTCACAACAACCACAGTGACGACAGTTGTCACGGAGCCTGAGGTTGTTCCAGAGGAGGAGACCACAGTGGCCATTATTGTCACTGAGAGCCCGGTTCCCAGCAGTCCTCTCTTGTGCCTTGCACTCATCCCATCCTTGCTCATGATCCCGTTGCTCCTGGTCTGCATCTGCTGCTGCAAGAGG ATCGTCAAGGAGCCACCAGCAACCCAGAAACAAGAAAAG AAACCATGTGCCATACAGCCATGTACCAGGGTGATCTTTCCCCACTGTGAGTGCCAGGAAGACAGCACAAGACCAATGGAG GGGAGAGGCATCAGCTGCACCTTAATGGAACGCCACCCCTCGCAGATGCTCTATGGCCCAAACATCTGCCTTCCACCCAGCCAGGAGCGCTTCCCCCTCAACAGCTGGTGCTTGCGTTGTCAACATGCTCCACCCATATGCTCTCAGCCACCCTCCAGGATGCCACTACTGATCCCTCCCCGTGCCCTGGAGCTCTGCAGAGCTACTTTGTCACTCCCACCCCCATAG